One genomic region from Drosophila busckii strain San Diego stock center, stock number 13000-0081.31 chromosome 3R, ASM1175060v1, whole genome shotgun sequence encodes:
- the LOC108604677 gene encoding non-structural maintenance of chromosomes element 3 homolog has translation MAEEEQRIDSRVSIMVNFILCHSANKVPIKYSDLSSIVDGKHEVNKRLPFVTELLEQRYGMKLVQLEGAGKRYITVAEAPVCSIHELTTNQRPQFTLISIVLTYIFLRSNRLEEEKLYNMLDEMGVNVQEEHGYFGDNIRKLIEDTFVKQQYLKRERSQLSSNDDPKNYYSWGQRAKLEFTYENIVQFACKLLDKDEEFFEQHLMTAYAADNPELMYQQSMSTSVNDNSNIG, from the coding sequence atggcCGAAGAAGAGCAAAGAATAGATAGCAGGGTTTCTATTATGGTCAACTTCATACTCTGCCATTCGGCCAACAAAGTACCAATCAAGTACAGTGATTTATCATCAATAGTGGATGGCAAACATGAAGTAAACAAACGTCTACCATTTGTGACGGAGCTACTGGAGCAGCGGTATGGCATGAAGCTAGTGCAATTGGAAGGAGCCGGCAAAAGATACATAACTGTAGCCGAGGCGCCAGTTTGTTCCATACACGAGCTAACAACAAATCAGCGTCCACAATTCACACTGATCTCCATTGTACTTACGTACATATTCTTGCGTAGCAATCGATTGGAAGAGGAAAAACTGTACAATATGCTGGACGAAATGGGTGTGAATGTGCAGGAGGAGCATGGCTATTTTGGTGACAACATACGCAAACTAATTGAGGATACATTTGTGAAGCAGCAGTATCTGAAGCGAGAGCGTTCACAACTCTCTTCCAATGATGATCCCAAGAACTACTATAGCTGGGGACAGCGTGCCAAACTGGAGTTTACTTATGAGAACATAGTACAGTTTGCATGTAAGCTATTGGATAAGGACGAGGAATTCTTTGAGCAACATTTAATGACTGCGTACGCCGCAGATAATCCAGAGTTAATGTACCAGCAGTCAATGAGCACCAGTGTAAACGATAACTCAAATATTGGATAA